One segment of Rhodanobacter thiooxydans DNA contains the following:
- the rpsB gene encoding 30S ribosomal protein S2, with product MAQVTMRQMLEAGVHFGHQTRYWNPKMAPYIFGARGKIHIINLEKTLPLFTDAMNFLSGLAQKRGTVLFVGTKRSAREPLAEEAARAGMPFVTSRWLGGMLTNFRTVKQSVSRLKELEAAETDGSFEKLVKHEVLARRRERDKLQASLGGIKDMNRLPDALFVIDIGHEDIAVQEAKKLGIPVIAVVDTNYNPELVDYAIPGNDDAIRAIQLYARAAADSILEGKAAAPAAAQGDANDFVELDEEGNPVAKIDRKPAPRRDAAPRKGAPRRDGGRDGGRGSRDGAPAK from the coding sequence ATGGCACAAGTCACCATGCGTCAGATGCTGGAAGCCGGCGTCCATTTCGGTCACCAGACCCGTTACTGGAACCCCAAGATGGCCCCGTACATCTTCGGCGCCCGCGGCAAGATCCACATCATCAATCTCGAAAAGACCCTGCCGCTGTTCACCGACGCGATGAACTTCCTGTCGGGCCTGGCGCAGAAGCGCGGCACCGTGCTGTTCGTCGGCACCAAGCGTTCGGCCCGCGAGCCACTGGCCGAAGAAGCCGCCCGCGCCGGCATGCCGTTCGTCACCTCGCGCTGGCTCGGCGGCATGCTGACCAACTTCCGCACCGTGAAGCAGTCCGTGTCGCGCCTGAAGGAGCTGGAAGCGGCCGAGACCGATGGCAGCTTCGAGAAACTGGTCAAGCACGAAGTGCTGGCCCGTCGTCGCGAGCGCGACAAGCTGCAGGCTTCGCTGGGCGGCATCAAGGACATGAACCGTCTGCCCGACGCGCTGTTCGTGATCGACATCGGCCACGAAGACATCGCCGTGCAGGAAGCCAAGAAGCTTGGCATCCCGGTGATCGCCGTGGTCGACACCAACTACAACCCGGAGCTGGTCGACTACGCCATCCCGGGCAATGACGACGCGATCCGCGCGATCCAGCTGTACGCCCGTGCCGCCGCCGACTCGATCCTGGAAGGCAAGGCCGCCGCGCCGGCCGCCGCCCAGGGCGATGCGAACGACTTCGTCGAGCTGGACGAGGAAGGCAACCCGGTCGCCAAGATCGATCGCAAGCCGGCCCCGCGCCGCGACGCCGCCCCGCGCAAGGGCGCCCCGCGCCGTGACGGTGGCCGCGATGGCGGTCGTGGCTCGCGCGATGGCGCCCCCGCCAAGTAA
- a CDS encoding NAD-dependent epimerase, which produces MRILVTGTAGFIGAALAQRLLARGDVVYGYDNHNDYYDPALKEARLARFADHPNYTHQRADLADAGALNHAFATFRPQRVVNLAAQAGVRYSLQNPQAYVSSNLVGFVNILEACRHGDVEHLVYASSSSVYGANRKLPFAVEDAVDHPVSLYAASKKANELMAHTYSHLYGLSTTGLRFFTVYGPWGRPDMSPMLFADRISRGEPIDVFNFGQHSRDFTYIDDIVEGVIRTLDHPAEPDPAYDAERPNPGSSNAPYRVYNLGNDQPVQLLRFIELLEQNLGRSVEKRLLPMQPGDVPDTWADVSALRRDVGYAPNTSIEDGVAKFVAWYRDYFKR; this is translated from the coding sequence ATGCGCATCCTGGTCACCGGTACCGCCGGCTTCATCGGCGCCGCCCTGGCGCAACGCCTGCTGGCACGCGGCGACGTGGTGTACGGCTACGACAACCACAACGACTACTACGACCCGGCGCTGAAGGAAGCCCGCCTGGCGCGCTTCGCCGATCATCCGAACTACACCCACCAGCGCGCCGATCTGGCCGATGCAGGCGCGCTGAATCATGCGTTCGCCACATTCAGGCCACAGCGAGTGGTGAACCTTGCCGCGCAGGCCGGCGTGCGCTACTCGCTGCAGAACCCGCAGGCCTACGTGTCGAGCAACCTGGTCGGCTTCGTCAACATCCTCGAAGCCTGCCGCCACGGCGACGTGGAGCACCTGGTCTATGCCTCGTCCAGTTCGGTTTACGGTGCCAATCGAAAATTGCCGTTCGCAGTCGAGGACGCCGTCGACCACCCGGTCAGCCTGTATGCCGCCAGCAAGAAGGCGAACGAGTTGATGGCGCACACCTACAGCCACCTGTATGGCCTGTCCACCACCGGCCTGCGCTTCTTCACCGTGTACGGACCGTGGGGTCGACCGGACATGTCGCCAATGCTGTTCGCCGACCGGATCAGCCGCGGTGAACCGATCGACGTATTCAACTTCGGCCAGCACAGCCGCGACTTCACCTATATCGACGACATCGTCGAGGGCGTGATCCGCACGCTCGACCATCCGGCCGAACCGGACCCGGCCTACGATGCGGAGCGGCCGAACCCGGGCAGCTCGAATGCGCCGTACCGCGTCTACAACCTCGGCAACGACCAGCCGGTGCAGCTGCTGCGCTTCATCGAACTGCTGGAACAGAACCTCGGCCGCAGCGTGGAAAAGCGCCTGCTTCCGATGCAACCCGGCGACGTGCCCGATACCTGGGCCGACGTGTCGGCGCTGCGCCGCGACGTGGGCTACGCGCCGAATACCTCGATCGAGGATGGCGTGGCCAAGTTCGTGGCGTGGTACCGGGACTATTTCAAGCGATGA
- the tsf gene encoding translation elongation factor Ts, whose translation MSNISAQLVKELRERSGAGMMECKKALVENNGDIEVAMEWLRKSGLAKADKKASRVAAEGRIVAAQAPGKAVLVEINCETDFVAKDASFLKFSDTVADVALNSGAADIDALKAAAYPGAANVEEAAKALIATIGEKIDVRRLARVESNGVIGSYIHGGRIGVLVALKGGSEELARGIAMHVAAMNPAYVRAEDVPADFLAKEKEIALAAMSDKEKNKPADILEKIVSGKVHKIVSEVTLLGQPYVLDTNVTVAEALKKEGADVTSVARLAVGEGIEKVEEDFAAEVMKQAGLR comes from the coding sequence ATGAGCAATATTTCCGCACAACTGGTCAAGGAGCTGCGCGAGCGGTCCGGCGCCGGCATGATGGAATGCAAGAAGGCGCTGGTCGAGAACAACGGCGACATCGAAGTCGCGATGGAATGGCTGCGCAAGTCCGGCCTGGCCAAGGCTGACAAGAAGGCCAGCCGCGTCGCCGCCGAGGGCCGCATCGTGGCCGCCCAGGCCCCGGGCAAGGCCGTGCTGGTCGAGATCAACTGCGAAACCGACTTCGTGGCCAAGGACGCCAGCTTCCTGAAGTTCAGCGATACCGTCGCCGACGTCGCGCTGAATTCCGGCGCCGCCGACATCGACGCGCTGAAGGCCGCCGCCTACCCAGGCGCCGCCAACGTGGAAGAGGCCGCCAAGGCGCTGATCGCCACCATCGGCGAGAAGATCGATGTGCGCCGCCTGGCCCGCGTCGAAAGCAACGGCGTGATCGGCAGCTACATCCATGGCGGCCGCATCGGCGTGCTGGTGGCGCTCAAGGGCGGCTCCGAAGAGCTGGCCAGGGGTATCGCGATGCACGTCGCCGCGATGAACCCGGCTTACGTCCGTGCCGAGGACGTGCCGGCCGACTTCCTCGCCAAGGAGAAGGAAATCGCGCTGGCTGCCATGTCGGACAAGGAAAAGAACAAGCCTGCCGACATCCTGGAGAAGATCGTCTCCGGCAAGGTCCACAAGATCGTCTCCGAGGTCACCCTGCTCGGCCAGCCCTACGTGCTGGACACCAACGTGACCGTGGCCGAGGCACTGAAGAAGGAAGGCGCCGATGTCACCTCGGTGGCCCGCCTCGCCGTCGGCGAAGGCATCGAGAAGGTTGAAGAGGATTTCGCCGCCGAAGTGATGAAGCAGGCCGGTTTGAGGTAG
- the pyrH gene encoding UMP kinase, whose protein sequence is MSDQPKYRRILLKLSGEALMGEADYGIDPKVIGRLADEIIEVQKAGVQIGIVIGGGNIFRGAGLAAAGMDRVTGDHMGMLATVMNALAMQDAIEKRGGYARVTSAIQIHDVAEDYIRRRAIRHIEKGRIVLFAAGTGNPFFTTDSAAALRAVEIGADLLLKATKVDGVYTADPAKHANATRYEHLGYDDVIERKLAVMDTAAIALCRDQQMPLRIYDMTTPGNLMRIMRGESIGTLVDGG, encoded by the coding sequence ATGAGCGACCAGCCCAAGTACCGCCGCATCCTGCTCAAGCTCTCCGGTGAAGCGCTGATGGGCGAGGCCGATTACGGCATCGACCCGAAGGTGATCGGCCGGCTCGCCGACGAGATCATCGAGGTGCAGAAGGCCGGCGTGCAGATCGGCATCGTGATCGGCGGCGGCAACATCTTCCGCGGCGCCGGCCTCGCCGCCGCCGGCATGGACCGGGTCACCGGCGATCACATGGGCATGCTGGCCACCGTGATGAACGCGCTGGCGATGCAGGACGCGATCGAGAAACGTGGCGGCTACGCGCGGGTGACCAGCGCGATCCAGATCCACGACGTGGCCGAGGATTACATACGTCGCCGCGCGATCCGCCACATCGAGAAGGGTCGCATCGTGCTGTTCGCCGCCGGTACCGGCAACCCGTTCTTCACCACCGACTCGGCCGCCGCGCTGCGCGCGGTGGAGATCGGCGCCGACCTGCTGCTGAAGGCGACCAAGGTCGACGGCGTGTACACCGCCGACCCGGCCAAGCACGCCAACGCCACCCGCTACGAACATCTCGGCTACGACGACGTGATCGAGCGCAAGCTGGCGGTGATGGACACGGCCGCGATCGCGCTGTGCCGCGACCAGCAGATGCCGCTGCGCATCTACGACATGACTACGCCGGGCAACCTGATGCGGATCATGCGCGGCGAGTCGATCGGCACCCTGGTCGACGGCGGCTGA
- the infC gene encoding translation initiation factor IF-3, which produces MATTDNKGNRRNLEIRVPRVRVIGADSEQLGILSRDEALSLAQEAGMDLVEIQPNGDPPVCRIMDYGKFKFEAQKKAQAAKKKQKQVEIKEVKFRPVTDVGDYQIKLRNMLRFLEEGDKVKVTIRFRGREMSHQDLGQNLAKKIQEDVGDNGQVESFPRLEGRQMVMMIGPKKK; this is translated from the coding sequence ATCGCTACCACCGACAACAAGGGCAATCGTCGTAACCTGGAAATCCGCGTGCCGCGCGTGCGCGTGATTGGCGCTGACTCCGAGCAGCTGGGCATTCTCAGCCGCGACGAGGCGCTGAGCCTGGCGCAGGAAGCGGGCATGGATCTGGTCGAGATCCAGCCCAACGGCGACCCGCCGGTCTGCCGCATCATGGATTACGGCAAGTTCAAGTTCGAAGCCCAGAAGAAGGCGCAGGCCGCCAAGAAGAAGCAGAAGCAGGTCGAGATCAAGGAAGTGAAGTTCCGTCCGGTCACGGACGTGGGCGACTACCAGATCAAGCTGCGCAACATGCTCCGTTTTCTGGAAGAGGGCGACAAGGTCAAGGTCACCATCCGCTTCCGCGGCCGCGAGATGTCGCACCAGGACCTGGGCCAGAACCTGGCCAAGAAGATCCAGGAAGACGTCGGTGACAACGGCCAGGTCGAGTCCTTCCCGCGGCTGGAAGGGCGCCAGATGGTCATGATGATCGGCCCGAAGAAGAAATAA
- the glnD gene encoding [protein-PII] uridylyltransferase, with the protein MSVVLPPLPRLPTAVPRSGVSAEARQALRQLLGDVDRALATAFRDGADASALARRRGESVARIVAHVWTACLGDVTGAALFAVGGFGRGLLFPYSDVDLLALVQAPVPARLRALEQFFATLWDIGLKVGHAVRDPAQCRTLAAQDASVFTTLLDAYRLAGDVAFDAQLKAIVDDPVLWPPQAYLEARLAERDARHARFDDTAYNLEPNLKDGPGGLRTLDSLRWLGRRLAHARDLSDMVTEGLLDPAELAALEQSEATLRRYRYALHLEAGRPEERLLFDYQRALAARLGFEDEHAKNLGVEQFMQGYYRAASQVERLGMQVAERFVEMLEPPGEAVAVGADFIRYGKRLAARDPQLFMRRPAALVEIFIARMDQPGVVGFSADTMRRIHQATAVHGDALADDREALTAFLRLLRRGAPAVEALWRMNRHGLLAAILPAFGKVFGRMQYDLFHVYTVDEHTLRVLRNLARFADPAAQREFPLGCEIWAGLPVPEVLLLAGLFHDIAKGRGGDHSVLGEQDARVFCSRLGLPPGDVEQVAWLVRWHLLMSTTAQRQDITDPDVVHRFAQVVGNRERLGQLYLLTIADIIGTSPRLWNGWKDRLLADLYTGTRYALRSDVELPRDIGARVRECSEYALALLLNEGHAEADVVRVWADFPQLSFLRHRPEQIAWQTAAILRAQGALPLVAVHPLSVRGSTELFVYTPDRDGLFATITAVLDRLRFSVVEARILSSPTGMALDTLLLLDADSQQPVSAARAEELQQRLQRALAQSIGVQPSKRGMSRHQKHFQMTPQISFHAAGDRTQLALVGADRPGLLAAVAQVMLATGVRVHDARIATFGERVEDFFQLTDRHDAPLDAALQGRLLQALLERIGPARD; encoded by the coding sequence ATGAGCGTCGTGCTGCCGCCACTACCCCGCCTGCCGACAGCAGTGCCGCGTTCCGGCGTCTCGGCCGAGGCGCGGCAGGCCTTGCGGCAGTTGCTGGGCGACGTCGACCGGGCACTTGCCACCGCGTTTCGCGATGGCGCCGATGCCAGTGCGCTGGCGCGGCGCCGCGGTGAATCGGTGGCACGCATCGTGGCGCACGTATGGACCGCCTGTCTTGGCGACGTGACCGGGGCGGCGCTGTTCGCGGTCGGCGGCTTCGGCCGCGGCCTGCTGTTCCCGTATTCGGACGTGGACCTGCTGGCACTGGTGCAGGCGCCCGTGCCTGCGCGCCTGCGCGCGCTGGAGCAGTTCTTCGCCACGCTGTGGGACATCGGCCTGAAGGTCGGCCACGCGGTGCGCGATCCCGCGCAGTGCCGCACGCTGGCGGCGCAGGACGCCAGCGTGTTCACCACCCTGCTGGACGCGTACCGGCTGGCCGGTGATGTGGCGTTCGACGCGCAGCTCAAGGCCATCGTCGACGATCCGGTGCTGTGGCCGCCGCAGGCGTATCTGGAGGCGCGGCTGGCCGAGCGCGATGCGCGGCATGCCCGCTTCGACGACACCGCCTACAACCTGGAGCCGAACCTCAAGGACGGCCCCGGCGGCTTGCGCACACTCGATTCGCTGCGCTGGCTGGGCCGGCGGCTGGCGCATGCGCGCGACTTGTCCGACATGGTGACGGAGGGATTGCTCGATCCGGCCGAGCTGGCTGCACTGGAGCAGTCCGAGGCGACCCTGCGCCGTTATCGCTACGCGCTGCACCTGGAGGCGGGCCGGCCCGAGGAACGGCTGCTGTTCGACTACCAGCGCGCGCTGGCCGCGCGGCTGGGCTTCGAGGACGAGCATGCGAAGAACCTCGGCGTGGAGCAGTTCATGCAGGGCTATTACCGCGCAGCGAGCCAGGTCGAGCGACTTGGCATGCAGGTGGCCGAACGTTTCGTGGAAATGCTGGAGCCGCCGGGTGAGGCGGTAGCTGTGGGCGCCGACTTCATCCGCTACGGCAAGCGCCTGGCGGCACGCGATCCGCAGCTGTTCATGCGCCGGCCGGCGGCGCTGGTGGAGATCTTCATCGCGCGGATGGACCAGCCCGGCGTGGTCGGCTTCAGCGCCGACACCATGCGTCGCATCCACCAGGCCACCGCTGTGCATGGCGACGCACTGGCCGACGACCGCGAGGCGCTGACCGCGTTCCTGCGGCTGCTGCGTCGTGGTGCGCCGGCGGTGGAAGCGTTGTGGCGGATGAACCGGCACGGCCTGCTGGCGGCGATCCTGCCGGCGTTCGGCAAGGTGTTCGGGCGCATGCAGTACGACCTGTTCCACGTCTACACGGTCGACGAACACACCCTGCGCGTGCTGCGCAACCTGGCGCGCTTTGCCGATCCGGCGGCGCAGCGCGAATTTCCGCTGGGCTGCGAGATCTGGGCCGGCCTGCCGGTGCCGGAAGTGCTGCTGCTGGCGGGTTTGTTCCATGACATCGCCAAGGGCCGCGGCGGCGACCACTCGGTGCTGGGCGAGCAGGATGCGCGCGTCTTCTGCAGCCGGCTGGGCCTGCCGCCCGGCGATGTCGAGCAGGTTGCCTGGCTGGTGCGCTGGCACCTGCTGATGAGCACCACCGCGCAGCGCCAGGACATCACCGATCCCGACGTGGTGCACCGGTTTGCGCAGGTCGTCGGCAATCGCGAGCGGCTCGGCCAGCTGTACCTGCTGACCATCGCCGACATCATCGGCACCAGTCCGCGGCTGTGGAACGGCTGGAAGGACCGGCTGCTTGCCGACCTTTACACCGGTACCCGCTACGCCTTGCGCAGCGACGTGGAGCTGCCGCGCGACATCGGTGCGCGCGTGCGCGAATGTTCCGAGTACGCACTGGCCTTGCTGCTGAACGAGGGGCACGCCGAAGCCGACGTGGTGCGGGTCTGGGCCGACTTCCCCCAGCTCAGCTTCCTGCGCCATCGGCCCGAGCAGATCGCCTGGCAGACCGCGGCGATCCTGCGTGCACAGGGGGCGCTGCCGCTGGTGGCGGTACACCCGCTGTCGGTGCGCGGCAGTACCGAACTGTTCGTCTACACGCCCGATCGCGACGGCCTGTTCGCCACCATCACGGCCGTGCTGGACCGGTTGCGTTTCTCGGTGGTCGAAGCGCGCATTCTCAGCTCGCCGACCGGGATGGCGCTGGATACCCTGCTGCTGCTGGACGCGGACAGCCAGCAACCGGTGAGCGCGGCCCGCGCGGAGGAACTGCAGCAGCGCTTGCAGCGTGCGCTGGCGCAATCCATCGGCGTGCAGCCGAGCAAGCGCGGCATGTCGCGCCACCAGAAACATTTCCAGATGACGCCGCAGATCAGCTTCCACGCCGCCGGCGACCGTACCCAGCTGGCCCTGGTCGGCGCCGACCGTCCCGGCCTGCTGGCCGCGGTGGCGCAGGTGATGCTGGCCACCGGGGTGCGCGTGCACGATGCGCGCATCGCCACCTTCGGCGAGCGCGTTGAGGATTTTTTCCAGCTCACCGACCGCCACGACGCGCCGCTCGACGCGGCGCTGCAAGGGCGTCTGCTGCAGGCGCTGCTGGAACGCATCGGCCCGGCGCGGGATTGA
- the rpmI gene encoding 50S ribosomal protein L35, with product MPKIKTNRAAAKRFRKTASGKIKCGHAFKSHILTKKSTKQKRGLRAPNHLKACDAPGVARMLPYL from the coding sequence ATGCCCAAGATCAAGACCAACCGGGCGGCTGCGAAGCGTTTTCGCAAGACCGCGTCGGGCAAGATCAAGTGCGGCCACGCGTTCAAGTCGCACATCCTGACCAAGAAGTCGACCAAGCAGAAGCGTGGTCTCCGTGCACCGAACCACCTCAAGGCGTGTGATGCGCCGGGCGTGGCTCGCATGCTGCCGTACTTGTGA
- a CDS encoding CopD family protein, translating to MTYLLIKSLHLLFVIAWMAAVFYLPRILVNLAEAANEPAVLARLQLMGRRLYKFGHNMFGIAFLFGLVLWQGWRVFPQRLPNVAAGTHWIDAKLTLVAVLLAYFIWAGRMLKRSEKGGALPSSRTLRWLNELPVLLLLGVIFLVIAKPF from the coding sequence ATGACCTACCTGTTGATCAAGTCGTTGCACCTGCTGTTCGTGATCGCCTGGATGGCTGCGGTGTTCTACCTGCCGCGGATCCTGGTAAACCTGGCCGAGGCGGCGAATGAGCCGGCGGTGCTGGCGCGGCTGCAGCTGATGGGACGGCGGCTGTACAAGTTCGGCCACAACATGTTCGGCATCGCGTTCCTGTTCGGGCTGGTCCTGTGGCAGGGCTGGCGGGTGTTTCCGCAGAGGTTGCCGAACGTGGCCGCCGGCACGCACTGGATCGACGCCAAGCTGACCCTGGTCGCCGTGCTGCTGGCCTACTTCATCTGGGCCGGGCGCATGCTCAAGCGCAGCGAGAAGGGCGGCGCGCTGCCGTCCTCGCGCACGCTGCGCTGGCTCAACGAGTTGCCGGTGCTGCTGTTGCTAGGTGTGATTTTCCTGGTGATCGCCAAGCCGTTTTGA
- the map gene encoding type I methionyl aminopeptidase encodes MAITLKSPADLEGMRVAGKLAAEVLAMLKDYVKPGVSTEELDRRAYEHIVNVQKAIPANVGYHGFPKTLCTSVNHVICHGIPNEGKLLKDGDIVNLDVTVIKDGWHGDTSRMYIAGTPSVLAKRLVDTTFEAMMRGIQAVRPGATLGDVGHAIQQHAEAAGFSVVREYCGHGIGKVYHDEPQVLHYGKPGTGIELQKGMTFTVEPMINAGKPQTRQLPDGWTVVTKDHSLSAQWEHTIVVTDDGFEILTPWPDA; translated from the coding sequence ATGGCCATCACCCTGAAATCCCCCGCCGACCTCGAAGGCATGCGCGTTGCCGGCAAGCTGGCAGCCGAAGTGCTGGCCATGCTCAAGGACTACGTCAAGCCCGGCGTCAGCACCGAAGAGCTGGACCGGCGCGCCTACGAGCACATCGTCAACGTGCAGAAGGCGATCCCCGCCAATGTCGGCTACCACGGCTTTCCCAAGACCTTGTGCACCTCGGTCAACCACGTGATCTGCCATGGCATCCCGAACGAGGGCAAGCTGCTCAAGGACGGCGATATCGTCAACCTCGACGTTACCGTGATCAAGGACGGCTGGCACGGCGACACCAGCCGCATGTACATCGCTGGCACGCCGTCGGTACTGGCCAAACGGCTGGTCGACACCACCTTCGAGGCGATGATGCGCGGCATCCAGGCGGTGCGCCCGGGCGCCACGCTGGGCGACGTCGGCCACGCGATCCAGCAGCACGCCGAGGCAGCCGGCTTCTCGGTAGTGCGCGAGTATTGCGGCCATGGCATCGGCAAGGTCTACCACGACGAGCCACAGGTGCTGCACTACGGCAAGCCCGGCACCGGCATCGAACTGCAGAAGGGCATGACCTTCACCGTCGAGCCGATGATCAATGCCGGCAAGCCGCAGACCCGCCAGCTGCCGGACGGCTGGACCGTGGTGACCAAGGACCACTCGCTGTCGGCGCAGTGGGAGCACACCATCGTGGTTACCGACGACGGCTTCGAGATCCTCACGCCCTGGCCCGATGCGTGA
- the frr gene encoding ribosome recycling factor gives MLNDIKNDAQTRMGKSIESLKHDLTRIRTGRASTALVDGIKVSYYGADMPLTQVASVSLSDARTIIITPWEKTMVAPIEKALMASDLGITPTTAGTVIRLNMPALTEERRRELAKHVGHEGENAKIAIRNVRRDALQQVKDLLKEKLITEDDDRRVDDEIQKLTDRAVKDVDAVVKAKEEELMAL, from the coding sequence ATGCTCAACGACATCAAGAACGATGCCCAGACCCGCATGGGCAAGAGCATCGAATCACTCAAGCACGACCTCACCCGCATCCGTACCGGTCGCGCCAGCACGGCGCTGGTGGATGGCATCAAGGTGTCCTACTACGGCGCGGACATGCCGCTGACCCAGGTCGCCTCGGTATCGCTGTCCGATGCGCGCACGATCATCATCACGCCATGGGAAAAGACCATGGTGGCGCCGATCGAGAAGGCACTGATGGCGTCCGACCTGGGTATCACGCCGACCACCGCCGGCACCGTGATCCGCCTCAACATGCCGGCACTCACCGAGGAGCGCCGCCGCGAACTGGCCAAGCACGTCGGCCATGAGGGCGAGAACGCCAAGATCGCGATCCGCAACGTGCGTCGCGACGCACTGCAGCAGGTCAAGGACCTGCTCAAGGAGAAGCTGATCACCGAGGACGACGACCGCCGCGTCGACGACGAGATCCAGAAACTCACCGACCGCGCGGTGAAGGACGTCGATGCCGTGGTCAAGGCGAAGGAAGAGGAGCTGATGGCGCTCTGA
- the thrS gene encoding threonine--tRNA ligase, whose amino-acid sequence MIEITLPDGSKKPFDHPVTVQDVAASIGAGLAKATLAGKVDGQLVDASFPIEHDVSLQIVTEKSPEALEILRHSTAHLMGQAVQRLFPGAQVTIGPVIENGFYYDFAYERPFTPDDLPKIEAEMHKIVAEQLPVTRSVKSRDEAVAFFRGLGESYKAEIIEGIPVDQDLSLYSQGEFTDLCRGPHVSNTGKLHSFKLMKVAGAYWRGDSNNAMLSRIYGTAWLNDKDLKAYLFQLEEAEKRDHRKIGKQLDLFHQQEESPGMVFWHPNGWAIWQQVEQYMRGVYKKSGYQEVRCPMVLDVSLWKKSGHWDNYQENMFFTESEKHTFALKPMNCPGHVQVFNTGLHSYRELPIRYGEFGGCHRNEPSGALHGIMRVRAFTQDDGHIFCTPEQVEAEVTAFHLQAMKVYADFGFTDLAIKLALRPEKRIGSDEFWDRTEEMLRRALRAAGVEWEELPGEGAFYAPKIEYHLKDSIGRAWQVGTMQVDFMMPERLDAEYVDEHSQKQHPVMLHRAIVGSMERFIGILIEHHAGLLPAWLAPVQAVVINITDAQADYVREVTQALVDKGFRVQSDLRNEKVGYKIREHTMQKVPYLLVVGDREKETGAVSVRTRSGEDLGSMPLASFVERLETEIRR is encoded by the coding sequence ATGATTGAAATCACGCTACCCGACGGCAGCAAGAAGCCGTTCGATCATCCCGTTACCGTGCAGGACGTGGCTGCCTCGATTGGCGCCGGCCTGGCCAAGGCAACGTTGGCCGGCAAGGTCGACGGCCAGCTGGTCGACGCCAGCTTCCCGATCGAGCACGACGTCAGCCTGCAGATCGTCACCGAGAAGAGCCCCGAGGCGCTGGAGATCCTGCGCCACTCCACCGCGCACTTGATGGGCCAGGCCGTGCAGCGGCTGTTCCCGGGTGCGCAGGTCACGATCGGCCCGGTGATCGAGAACGGCTTCTACTACGACTTCGCCTACGAACGGCCGTTCACCCCGGACGACCTGCCGAAGATCGAGGCGGAGATGCACAAGATCGTCGCCGAGCAGTTGCCGGTGACGCGCAGCGTGAAATCGCGCGACGAGGCGGTGGCGTTCTTCCGCGGCCTGGGCGAAAGCTACAAGGCTGAGATCATCGAAGGCATTCCGGTCGACCAGGATCTGTCGCTGTATTCGCAGGGCGAGTTCACCGACCTGTGTCGCGGCCCGCACGTGTCGAACACTGGCAAGCTGCACTCGTTCAAGCTGATGAAGGTGGCCGGCGCGTACTGGCGCGGCGATTCGAACAACGCGATGCTCAGCCGCATCTATGGCACCGCCTGGCTCAACGACAAGGACCTGAAGGCCTACCTGTTCCAGCTGGAAGAGGCCGAGAAGCGCGACCACCGCAAGATCGGCAAGCAGCTCGACCTGTTCCACCAGCAGGAAGAAAGCCCGGGCATGGTGTTCTGGCACCCGAACGGCTGGGCGATCTGGCAGCAGGTCGAGCAGTACATGCGCGGCGTGTACAAGAAGAGCGGCTACCAGGAAGTGCGCTGCCCGATGGTGCTGGACGTGTCGCTATGGAAAAAGTCCGGCCATTGGGACAACTACCAAGAGAACATGTTCTTCACCGAGTCGGAGAAGCACACCTTCGCGCTGAAGCCGATGAACTGCCCGGGTCACGTGCAGGTGTTCAACACCGGCCTGCACAGCTACCGCGAACTGCCGATCCGCTACGGCGAATTCGGTGGTTGCCATCGCAACGAGCCGTCCGGCGCGCTGCACGGCATCATGCGCGTGCGCGCGTTCACCCAGGACGATGGCCACATCTTCTGCACCCCGGAGCAGGTCGAGGCCGAGGTCACTGCGTTCCACCTGCAGGCGATGAAGGTGTATGCGGACTTCGGCTTCACCGACCTGGCGATCAAGCTGGCACTGCGCCCCGAAAAGCGTATCGGTTCGGACGAATTCTGGGATCGCACCGAGGAAATGCTGCGTCGCGCGCTGCGCGCCGCCGGCGTGGAGTGGGAGGAGTTGCCGGGTGAGGGCGCGTTCTACGCACCCAAGATCGAGTACCACCTGAAGGACTCGATCGGCCGCGCCTGGCAGGTCGGCACCATGCAGGTCGATTTCATGATGCCTGAGCGCCTGGACGCCGAATATGTCGACGAGCACTCGCAGAAGCAGCATCCGGTGATGCTGCACCGGGCCATCGTCGGCTCGATGGAGCGTTTCATCGGTATCCTGATCGAGCACCACGCCGGCCTGCTGCCGGCCTGGCTGGCCCCGGTGCAGGCGGTGGTGATCAATATCACCGACGCCCAGGCCGATTACGTCCGCGAGGTAACGCAAGCCCTTGTCGACAAAGGTTTCCGGGTACAATCGGATTTGCGCAACGAGAAAGTCGGCTATAAAATCCGCGAACATACGATGCAGAAAGTGCCTTATCTCCTCGTGGTCGGTGACCGCGAGAAAGAGACGGGTGCGGTTTCTGTACGTACCCGTTCCGGCGAGGACCTGGGCAGCATGCCGCTGGCCAGCTTCGTCGAACGACTGGAGACCGAAATCCGGCGCTGA